Proteins encoded within one genomic window of Eurosta solidaginis isolate ZX-2024a chromosome 1, ASM4086904v1, whole genome shotgun sequence:
- the LOC137252964 gene encoding uncharacterized protein, with translation MYECCCRSLTTYENSYKSWKPNSFAKVTSQIEQSDEPLISNHYWIPLQANGRQVKSKVWPKTILGVEEYRNFLNRLEKCKKEIYKTFFRCPDVDIKLIEELLKDLEKSTYMISYSPNYFWPKKESRRFLQTAHERSNLKHYETTYGTYYNRVKELERFKDVLYGLISKSERRELDNELSKLYFTGVTTYQVSYNIPAIELAKKKKLRDAPIDRYTLRRY, from the coding sequence ATGTATGAATGCTGCTGCCGTTCTCTAACCACATACGAAAATAGTTATAAAAGTTGGAAACCGAATAGTTTCGCTAAAGTAACAAGTCAAATTGAACAGTCTGATGAGCCACTCATAAGCAATCACTATTGGATTCCTCTACAAGCAAATGGAAGGCAAGTTAAAAGCAAGGTATGGCCTAAAACCATACTTGGTGTAGAAGAATATCGAAATTTCTTAAACCGTTTGGAAAAATGCAAGAAAGAAATATATAAGACCTTCTTTCGATGTCCCGACGTTGATATCAAACTGATAGAAGAACTGCTAAAAGATTTAGAAAAGAGCACTTACATGATTTCTTATTCACCAAATTACTTTTGGCCAAAGAAGGAGTCTCGACGTTTTCTACAAACGGCACACGAAAGAAGCAATTTAAAACATTATGAGACCACGTATGGTACGTACTATAATCGTGTAAAAGAATTAGAACGATTTAAGGATGTTCTCTATGGTTTGATTAGCAAATCCGAAAGAAGAGAATTAGATAATGAATTGAGCAAATTGTATTTTACGGGTGTGACTACGTATCAAGTGAGCTACAATATTCCTGCTATTGAATTAGCGAAGAAGAAGAAGCTAAGGGATGCTCCAATTGATCGTTATACTCTACGTAGATAttga